One Podospora pseudopauciseta strain CBS 411.78 chromosome 4, whole genome shotgun sequence genomic window, CTGGTATGTTTGCTCATGATTTTTGGCGAGATGCCATTGATTTGATTTCTAGGATGaatgcctacctacctagccaGTTATTCCTGCTATAGGGGTAATCACCCGGTCAGAGGTAGCCATGTCAGTTCGCAGCCCTGATCTGCCGAGCAGAAAACTGCGTCAGACACCGAAACTTGCGGACGCCGCTGCGGGTTTCGGCGAAATTGGTCATGTGGTGGAAACTGACGCCCGGGAAGAGGATGCACTCCCCGTAGGTCCTGCCGTCGAGGCCATACATTTTGTAGGGATGGCCTCTGGCTTTGTAGATGGCTGTTTTGGGGGATCGAGTGTGTGGTCAGCTACTTTggtttatattttttttggcaaattggtgtgatgatgatggtaaTAATGAGAAAGAgggctggggggaggggggggtggttggctcACTCCAATGGtagagggggttgttgctgaagTGCATCTCGAGGACGTTGATGTCGGTGGCAGCACCGCCGTAGCAGCCGCTGCCGACGCACCGGACGCCGGTCGTGCGGCCTGAGACGTCGTCTTGGGAGAGGTAGGGGCCATAGGCGAGGACCTGTGGGGGATGTTTAGtaggaagaagagagggggaggggggcggaaCGGACGTCGGCTTTGCTGGGGTCGTTGTCGAAGATGTACCAGCCGTCGTGGAGGACGCCGCCGTCGACGGGGATGATTTGGTGGCCCAGGTAGAGGTCGAAGTTTGCGGTGGCCAGGccggcgagggaggcgaggatgagggttgagAAACGCATGGTGAAGGttggtgtgtgtgagtgtggtgaggaggacgtcttctttgggggaggaggtatcTTAACAGACTATAGACATAGGCGAGCGACGGTGCCGCGCTGCTGTTGGTTGTAGGAGTGGATGTACATGCTAGGATCACCTGGGCGTTGATGGCAAGCACTCTGGTGTCTCTGTTGAGCTTGACAAGGGTCGAGTTCACTAGGCTTGGTCTCCTTACTTCAGACGATGTAACTGTTGAACACTAGGACAAGGAAGCAGACCAAAGAAGTCCGAGGGGTCAGACCCCAAATTGTGATGGAATACCATGCCAAACTCTTTTCTCCATCGCCCAAGTGATGCTAGGTAGACAAGGTCAAGTTAAACGTGAAAGCGCTCTAGCTGCTTTAGTTGTTTCTGCAGTCATTTCTTGGAGCGATGTGACTGTGAGTTGGCCAGGCACGAGCCCAAGGAATTGAGGCCGATGAGCCCAATCAGAGCAGTAGTTGTACGATTACCTAGCCCATGGATATGACTCTAGTCTCAATGACAAGCTATGGAAGCCTAGAGCTTTTCTGGGTATCTGTAGGTCGATCTCTGCAAAGATTGGATCAGATCCCTAGATTCAGACAAGAGAGTTAACTCTTTAGAGACTCTGGTGAGAGATATCTCGGATTGGCAAACTTTGAGGATTTTACGTTTACCATATCTTGTAGTTTCCAAGACGCTGGTTGTTTTCTCGGTCAGCCAAAAAAATTGAGACAACATGGAGAAACTCTCGCTGCCCAGGTACGCCAAGGCTCGGAGGATCACACTAGCAACCACTAGCAGCTCTAGACCATGTAT contains:
- a CDS encoding hypothetical protein (EggNog:ENOG503PHZ0), which translates into the protein MRFSTLILASLAGLATANFDLYLGHQIIPVDGGVLHDGWYIFDNDPSKADVLAYGPYLSQDDVSGRTTGVRCVGSGCYGGAATDINVLEMHFSNNPLYHWTIYKARGHPYKMYGLDGRTYGECILFPGVSFHHMTNFAETRSGVRKFRCLTQFSARQIRAAN